A part of Acropora palmata chromosome 8, jaAcrPala1.3, whole genome shotgun sequence genomic DNA contains:
- the LOC141888756 gene encoding kelch-like protein 3: MSSTNQPAGGTQSDFNKLRKDQTYLFVDRSFQDSIIEYFQFLRREAILCDVTLRIASQKFFCHRSILGVASPYFRSLFIDSESGRFIKNVDLPPEIDGVTMEALLGYMYGGKIFIDTTNVLDIFKGASFFKLHSLLEECSFLLVKFLTPENCLEVREVSLVYGQEKLHQRCQRYLCDHFPAIANSAQFLELPQDELGKILTSNALFVTSEKEVFDSLVRWTEHDRKERGIHFTRLLQLVRLPLLPTSALMEHIEIAEFVQRSPSAKEMVMEAMRFNAFSESQKISLPQNPRTVPRTCSTLVDVILFVGGKGRSVEEGRVTFCYEPVGDRWYTLASLQTPLCDHSLTVVNGLVYACGGSIEGRASLLLQDIVQCYDPDLDYWDFVAPLQEARAKGTASRLRDLLFVCGGMINGSQGNSCEVYNPITDKWKFLSPPVIPRSRHTMVSTETHIYVIGGEGHGFEPEISMERYDPAVDLWTFVLPMNCGKVGACAVELKGKIYVMGGNNGYTTLRQCEIYDVETHQWTLTKDMLEFRQDAQALVLDNRIYVIGGRDFKGERGLDSIECFDVAQREWNRVTSIPVAREGFKCVTCKVSRNHLTQMKVRQSGNREAMTR, encoded by the exons atgtCTTCGACAAATCAACCCGCAGGAGGTACGCAAAGTGATTTCAACAAATTGAGAAAAGACCAGACTTATTTGTTTGTGGATCGAAGCTTTCAGGACTCCATTATCGagtattttcagtttttgcgtCGCGAAGCAATTTTGTGCGATGTAACACTTCGCATCGCTAGCCAGAAGTTTTTCTGTCACCGTAGCATTCTCGGCGTTGCCAGCCCATATTTCCGCTCACTTTTCATAGACAGCGAGAGTGGAAGATTTATTAAAAACGTGGATTTACCGCCAGAAATCGACGGTGTCACAATGGAAGCACTTTTGGGTTACATGTACGGAGGAAAGATTTTTATCGACACTACAAATGTTCTTGATATCTTCAAGGGAGCAAGTTTCTTTAAGCTTCATAGTTTGCTTGAAGAGTGTTCATTTTTGCTGGTGAAATTCCTCACGCCTGAAAATTGCCTAGAAGTGCGGGAAGTCTCCTTAGTTTACGGCCAAGAGAAACTGCATCAGCGATGTCAGAGGTATTTGTGCGACCATTTTCCTGCGATCGCAAACTCGGCGCAATTTTTGGAGCTTCCACAAGATGAATTAGGCAAGATATTAACAAGCAATGCCCTATTCGTGACCAGCGAGAAAGAG GTATTTGACAGTCTTGTTAGATGGACAGAACATGACCGCAAAGAGCGAGGCATTCACTTCACCAGATTACTGCAGCTTGTACGGCTTCCATTGTTGCCAACAAGTGCACTGATGGAACATATCGAGATTGCGGAATTCGTGCAACGGTCGCCCTCTGCGAAGGAAATGGTAATGGAAGCCATGAGATTCAACGCCTTTAGCGAAAGCCAAAAGATTTCCCTGCCGCAAAATCCTAGAACCGTTCCGAGAACATGTTCCACTCTGGTGGACGTGATTCTGTTTGTTGGAGGAAAAGGGCGAAGCGTAGAGGAAGGGCGTGTCACTTTTTGTTATGAACCTGTTGGGGACCGATGGTATACGCTAGCTTCTTTACA GACGCCGTTATGTGATCATTCGTTGACCGTGGTAAACGGACTGGTCTACGCGTGCGGCGGGTCCATTGAAGGTAGGGCCTCCCTCCTGCTTCAAGATATCGTGCAGTGCTAtgatccggacctcgattattgGGACTTCGTTGCTCCTCTTCAGGAAGCTAGGGCGAAGGGAACTGCCTCACGACTAAGAGATCTGCTTTTTGTTTGTG GTGGTATGATAAATGGTTCCCAAGGCAACTCATGCGAAGTGTACAATCCAATCACCGACAAGTGGAAATTTCTTTCACCTCCCGTGATACCTCGCTCTCGTCACACAATGGTTTCAACGGAAACACATATTTACGTCATAGGAGGAGAAGGTCATGGCTTTGAGCCTGAGATCAGCATGGAACGATACGATCCAGCGGTTGATCTTTGGACTTTCGTTCTGCCAATGAATTGTGGCAAAGTTGGCGCATGTGCAGTGgagttaaaaggaaaaatttatGTTATGGGTGGGAATAATGGCTACACCACGCTTCGGCAATGTGAAATTTACGACGTTGAAACGCACCAATGGACGTTGACGAAAG ACATGTTAGAATTCCGTCAAGACGCCCAGGCCCTTGTTCTGGATAACAGGATCTATGTCATTGGTGGACGGGATTTCAAGGGAGAACGGGGCCTGGATTCCATAGAGTGTTTTGACGTAGCTCAAAGAGAATGGAACCGAGTGACTTCAATTCCTGTTGCAAGGGAGGGTTTCAAATGCGTGACGTGCAAAGTCAGCCGCAATCACCTCACTCAGATGAAAGTCAGGCAATCGGGAAATCGGGAGGCAATGACAAGATAA